The following proteins come from a genomic window of Rhodohalobacter sp. 614A:
- a CDS encoding CCA tRNA nucleotidyltransferase, translating to MFLFLQANKKITVLIDIPKEHKAIFKTIGEAADSLDQRVFVVGGYVRDYYLNRRSEASKDIDFVTVGSGIQLAEEVGKKLGSSNISIFKQFGTAQVKHNDLDLEFVGARKESYRRNSRKPIVEDGTLEDDQLRRDLTINALSWCLNPDAFGVLHDPFEGIQDLQNKIIRTPIDPEKTFDDDPLRMMRAIRFATQLDFNIEKQTMNAIKKMAPRLAIISKERIIDELNKIVLAQKPSIGFALLLETNLLKQFFPEMVDLKGVEEVKGQRHKDNFWHTLKVLDNTAEVSDDLWLRWAAIMHDIAKPPTKKFVKGTGWTFHGHDAVGAKWVPRIFRRLGLPLDDRMKYVQKLVRLHLRPIALASEEVSDSAIRRLIFEAGDEIDDLMTLCRADITSKNEWKVQKYLNNFDRVEQKIETVEEKDRIRKWKNPISGEEIMKVLDTKPGPIVGEVKDRIKDAILDGEIPNDHDKAFQYLLRLKTELIDNKE from the coding sequence ATGTTTTTATTTTTACAAGCTAACAAAAAAATCACTGTTTTGATCGATATCCCAAAAGAACATAAAGCAATTTTTAAAACCATTGGCGAAGCTGCGGACTCGTTGGACCAGCGTGTATTTGTTGTCGGTGGTTATGTCCGCGATTATTATCTCAACCGCCGGAGTGAAGCCTCGAAAGATATCGATTTTGTAACGGTCGGGTCCGGAATCCAGCTGGCTGAGGAAGTCGGGAAAAAACTTGGCTCGTCAAACATTTCCATCTTCAAACAATTTGGAACGGCACAGGTAAAACACAACGATCTCGACCTGGAATTCGTTGGAGCCCGAAAGGAAAGTTATCGCCGGAATTCCCGGAAACCCATTGTGGAGGATGGAACTTTAGAAGACGATCAACTCCGGCGCGATTTAACAATCAACGCATTGTCGTGGTGCCTGAATCCTGATGCATTTGGCGTTCTTCACGATCCGTTTGAAGGAATCCAGGATCTTCAAAACAAGATTATCCGAACTCCCATAGATCCTGAAAAAACGTTTGACGACGATCCACTACGCATGATGCGTGCGATCCGGTTTGCCACTCAATTGGATTTTAATATTGAGAAACAGACGATGAATGCCATCAAAAAAATGGCACCGCGTCTCGCCATTATTTCTAAAGAACGGATTATTGATGAGTTGAATAAAATTGTTTTGGCGCAAAAACCATCCATCGGGTTTGCCCTCTTGCTGGAAACAAATTTGTTGAAGCAGTTTTTCCCCGAGATGGTAGACCTGAAAGGAGTAGAGGAGGTCAAAGGTCAGCGCCACAAAGACAATTTTTGGCATACTTTGAAAGTGTTGGATAACACTGCCGAGGTTAGTGACGACCTATGGTTGAGGTGGGCAGCAATTATGCACGATATTGCCAAACCGCCCACAAAAAAGTTTGTAAAGGGAACGGGCTGGACTTTTCACGGACATGACGCAGTGGGCGCAAAATGGGTGCCACGCATTTTCCGGCGGCTCGGACTTCCTTTGGATGATCGCATGAAATACGTTCAAAAACTGGTTCGGCTGCACCTCAGGCCCATTGCATTGGCTTCTGAAGAAGTGAGTGACAGCGCCATCCGCCGCCTCATCTTTGAAGCGGGTGATGAAATTGACGATTTAATGACTCTTTGCCGCGCCGATATCACCAGTAAAAACGAATGGAAGGTGCAGAAATATTTAAACAACTTTGATCGGGTTGAACAAAAAATCGAAACGGTTGAAGAAAAAGACCGAATCAGAAAATGGAAAAACCCGATCAGCGGAGAAGAAATCATGAAGGTACTCGATACAAAACCCGGACCCATTGTAGGGGAAGTAAAAGACCGAATAAAAGATGCAATCCTTGACGGAGAAATTCCAAATGATCATGACAAGGCCTTCCAATATCTTCTTCGATTAAAAACTGAATTAATCGACAACAAAGAATAA
- a CDS encoding MotA/TolQ/ExbB proton channel family protein, translating to MNIISFYLLQVQPTAQDTLAEMLQEDTTMSFFDILSQGGLLMIPLFLLSIAAIYVIAERWRTLENSKMDINQTLNSIETLLKSGSQARAIQYCEQFDKPLARILKSGIRRLGRPIRDIEEAIHNAGKKEIYLLEKRMNWLATIAGVAPLIGFTGTVTGMIRAFMDIQSLQGNVNPSVLAGGIWEALITTATGLIVGIIAYGFYNYLLGKINRMIFELENASADFVDLLQAPSAKKRHQEV from the coding sequence ATGAATATCATCTCTTTTTATCTATTACAGGTACAGCCCACAGCTCAAGATACGCTTGCTGAAATGCTCCAGGAAGATACGACCATGTCTTTCTTCGATATTTTATCTCAGGGAGGTCTTTTGATGATCCCCCTTTTCCTGCTCTCTATTGCGGCTATTTATGTGATTGCCGAGCGATGGAGAACGCTGGAAAATTCTAAAATGGATATCAATCAGACTCTTAATAGTATTGAAACCCTGCTAAAATCCGGCAGCCAGGCACGGGCTATTCAATATTGCGAACAGTTCGATAAACCCCTCGCCAGAATCCTGAAGTCAGGAATTCGCCGTTTGGGTCGACCGATTCGCGACATCGAAGAAGCCATTCATAATGCCGGGAAAAAGGAAATTTATTTGCTTGAGAAGCGTATGAATTGGCTGGCAACCATTGCCGGTGTGGCTCCTCTCATAGGATTTACCGGAACCGTTACCGGTATGATTCGGGCATTTATGGATATTCAATCTCTACAGGGAAATGTGAATCCCAGTGTTCTTGCCGGTGGTATTTGGGAAGCGTTAATAACCACGGCAACCGGTTTGATTGTGGGAATTATTGCCTATGGTTTTTACAACTATCTGCTCGGCAAAATCAACCGAATGATTTTTGAACTGGAGAATGCCTCCGCCGATTTTGTTGATCTGCTGCAGGCTCCTTCCGCTAAAAAACGTCATCAAGAGGTATAG
- a CDS encoding SPOR domain-containing protein yields MKIDKNKLIDLLVEKTDMGRDEIKDQLDQLIERILGAAKRGKALEIKEFGLFYFDEEGELSFDPAEELSTEISFKYAGMKPVELKPERDTSIYKPEEFSEEPEAGEQEEQEEDDPFGSWLDEEDETEEAISATSEEDESEDPIDDSIYDPFASEAEESLEEPVEEEPKTKIEDIKPLAARHPVKKRRDNTGIFILLGIILAAVLIGAYFYYAAPQTQELDEQAESTTQMDSGMEQSESVQDDPLPQETGDENGEDATPDQQVVGENEDAAEQTGSDQVSEEEITTEPEVAVAETNQSLYGLTGSVVEEANNGYSIVLHSFTTEDRAMTAADMLREDGYRVIVSSRTVYENTVWRVSVGQFETLENAQQATTRLPSPYNTQNFIQRIRTN; encoded by the coding sequence ATGAAAATTGACAAGAACAAGCTTATCGATCTGTTGGTTGAAAAAACGGATATGGGCCGGGATGAAATCAAAGATCAGCTTGATCAACTTATTGAAAGAATTTTGGGTGCGGCAAAACGGGGTAAAGCATTAGAGATCAAGGAATTTGGTCTTTTTTATTTTGATGAGGAAGGGGAATTGAGTTTTGATCCAGCAGAGGAATTGAGTACGGAAATCAGTTTTAAGTATGCCGGAATGAAACCGGTTGAACTTAAACCGGAACGGGATACGTCGATTTATAAGCCCGAAGAATTTAGCGAAGAACCCGAAGCCGGGGAGCAAGAAGAACAAGAAGAAGACGATCCATTCGGTAGTTGGCTGGATGAAGAAGATGAGACAGAAGAAGCCATTTCAGCAACATCAGAAGAGGATGAATCAGAAGACCCCATAGATGACAGCATTTACGATCCGTTCGCTTCTGAGGCTGAGGAATCTCTGGAAGAACCTGTAGAAGAAGAGCCAAAAACAAAAATTGAAGATATAAAACCGCTTGCCGCAAGGCACCCGGTGAAAAAAAGAAGAGATAATACAGGCATATTTATACTGCTCGGTATCATCTTGGCGGCCGTTCTTATTGGCGCCTATTTTTATTACGCAGCTCCCCAGACACAAGAATTAGATGAACAGGCGGAATCCACGACTCAGATGGATTCAGGTATGGAGCAATCAGAATCCGTACAAGATGATCCTTTACCCCAAGAAACCGGAGATGAAAATGGCGAGGATGCAACCCCGGATCAACAAGTAGTGGGCGAAAATGAGGATGCTGCGGAACAGACAGGTTCCGACCAAGTATCAGAAGAAGAAATAACTACTGAACCTGAGGTTGCTGTCGCAGAAACCAATCAATCCTTGTACGGATTAACAGGCTCTGTGGTAGAAGAAGCTAATAATGGTTATTCTATTGTTTTGCATTCGTTTACAACCGAAGATAGAGCAATGACGGCTGCCGATATGCTTCGTGAGGACGGTTATCGAGTAATTGTCTCTTCAAGAACCGTGTATGAAAACACAGTTTGGCGCGTTAGTGTGGGACAATTCGAAACACTCGAAAATGCTCAACAAGCTACAACCCGGCTCCCAAGCCCATATAACACTCAAAATTTTATCCAAAGAATACGGACTAACTAA
- the ispE gene encoding 4-(cytidine 5'-diphospho)-2-C-methyl-D-erythritol kinase — protein MWIANSYAKINLGLQVLERLPTGYHNIETGFCFIEWNDRFEVNRGESYQLILSDDSIPNDDNNLISKAYNAFDRYIGLKNHYSFNITKNIPAGAGLGGGSSNAALTLRILNKLEETNLSDEDLVDLIRDLGADIPFFIKGKPGLGTGLGQQIDPLDIQPDGWILTVYPGFESSTADAYGHCEPNPNPEFSIKRILMEEEMDEWQYLLQNDLEPPVITRNHLIGNIKDQLYDFGAVYSAMSGSGSSVFGIFEQDFVAIQAYESFHELDFKTNLTKPNFTPDHGIYLKDV, from the coding sequence ATGTGGATTGCTAATTCGTATGCAAAAATTAATCTCGGCCTTCAGGTGCTGGAGCGTCTGCCGACCGGTTATCACAATATCGAAACGGGATTTTGTTTTATTGAATGGAATGACCGTTTTGAGGTTAACAGAGGTGAATCTTATCAACTAATTTTATCTGACGATTCCATCCCAAACGATGACAACAATTTGATTTCAAAGGCATACAACGCGTTTGACAGATACATCGGGCTGAAAAATCACTATTCATTTAATATCACAAAAAATATACCGGCCGGCGCAGGCCTGGGCGGCGGAAGCAGCAATGCCGCACTGACACTCAGAATCTTAAACAAGCTAGAAGAAACAAATCTTTCTGATGAAGATCTTGTAGACCTGATTCGTGATTTGGGCGCTGACATCCCTTTTTTCATTAAAGGTAAACCCGGTTTGGGAACCGGATTAGGTCAACAAATCGACCCACTTGACATTCAACCCGATGGATGGATTCTGACGGTCTATCCCGGATTTGAATCCTCAACCGCCGATGCCTATGGACATTGCGAGCCGAATCCAAATCCGGAATTTTCAATAAAACGAATTCTAATGGAAGAAGAGATGGATGAATGGCAATATCTTCTCCAGAATGATTTGGAGCCGCCGGTTATAACACGGAACCATCTTATTGGAAATATTAAAGATCAGCTGTACGATTTTGGCGCCGTCTACTCAGCCATGAGTGGAAGCGGTTCTTCTGTTTTTGGCATTTTCGAACAGGATTTTGTTGCAATTCAGGCTTATGAGTCGTTTCATGAACTTGATTTTAAAACGAATTTAACCAAACCGAACTTTACTCCCGATCACGGAATTTATTTAAAAGATGTCTAG
- a CDS encoding sulfotransferase family protein, with protein MSDFKMIIVLGAARSGTSMISRLMAGCKNVAYIPEPKYIWKYKNFKHGHDMLTPDHLTDEKKRWIKKRFREYLKGQKKEVLLEKTPSNSLRFEFVYNIFPDAKFVHIIRDGRSVALSARHRWRGMQTASESKFQHPDSDVTKTTREKIEDKWNLKEIWTPRFIRELNYIVPLYLNNMGWKQDSVWGPLFPGIWDAYKKMELIEVCALQWKICTESVINFSKSDRFEGEYFEIRYEDVYTGNESSIKDLFEFTELPYENVEERVKIWREKHQSPSKISMSEEDLHLFNKHGWYLMKSLGYYS; from the coding sequence ATGAGTGATTTTAAAATGATCATTGTTTTGGGGGCAGCGAGATCAGGCACATCGATGATATCCCGCCTCATGGCCGGGTGCAAAAATGTAGCTTATATCCCAGAGCCAAAGTATATCTGGAAGTATAAGAATTTCAAACACGGCCACGATATGCTAACTCCGGACCATCTAACGGATGAGAAAAAGAGATGGATCAAAAAACGTTTCAGAGAGTATTTGAAGGGTCAAAAAAAAGAGGTCTTGCTTGAAAAAACTCCTTCCAATTCGTTAAGGTTTGAGTTCGTGTATAACATCTTTCCGGATGCAAAGTTTGTTCACATTATCCGGGATGGACGAAGTGTTGCACTATCGGCGCGCCACCGATGGAGAGGGATGCAAACTGCTTCAGAAAGTAAATTTCAACATCCGGATAGCGACGTAACCAAAACCACCCGAGAGAAAATTGAGGACAAATGGAATCTAAAAGAAATTTGGACACCCCGGTTTATCCGTGAATTGAATTACATTGTTCCGTTGTACCTGAACAACATGGGATGGAAACAAGATTCGGTATGGGGTCCCCTGTTTCCGGGAATTTGGGACGCTTACAAAAAAATGGAGTTGATTGAAGTATGTGCGTTACAGTGGAAAATCTGTACGGAGTCGGTTATTAATTTTAGCAAAAGCGACCGGTTTGAAGGAGAGTATTTTGAGATTCGATATGAAGATGTTTATACCGGAAATGAATCTTCGATAAAAGACCTGTTTGAATTTACAGAACTACCTTATGAGAATGTCGAAGAACGAGTGAAAATATGGAGAGAAAAACATCAGAGCCCTTCAAAAATCAGTATGAGTGAGGAAGACCTTCACCTGTTTAATAAACACGGCTGGTATTTAATGAAAAGCCTGGGATATTATTCTTAA
- a CDS encoding energy transducer TonB family protein produces the protein MFEWIKNHTDEEDRFGIAITAAIHVVLLIIALLYTIESNMNRAAFIEVTLGEFRSGMLAQQSEVQNEQVATRPNPSEEEPEEVDPEIIEPVETPQNPVEETSKPVDLPDQEEDIPEEETVQTPETDVINPETEEETEEIEEEVVPPQTQEDEVIEEGVENSGDEEGASGDPNVDQGPGNTPDKSAPYDLQWEGELNRDPMIQPLPNNQTNEEAVITIRFEVHPDGSLGRVIPLKKMNPELEREVMRTLRSWRFSRLPSGVPQEPQWGTITFRFVLE, from the coding sequence ATGTTTGAATGGATAAAAAACCATACTGATGAAGAAGACCGATTTGGAATTGCTATAACCGCAGCAATCCATGTTGTTCTTCTTATTATCGCCCTTCTTTATACGATTGAGTCGAACATGAATCGTGCTGCGTTTATAGAAGTGACCTTGGGCGAGTTCAGAAGTGGTATGCTTGCGCAACAATCAGAAGTGCAAAATGAGCAGGTAGCTACCCGGCCGAATCCATCCGAAGAAGAACCCGAAGAGGTAGATCCTGAAATTATAGAACCGGTTGAAACGCCTCAAAATCCGGTTGAAGAAACGTCCAAACCGGTTGATCTGCCAGACCAGGAAGAAGATATTCCTGAAGAAGAAACCGTTCAGACTCCAGAAACGGATGTTATCAATCCTGAAACAGAAGAGGAAACGGAAGAAATTGAAGAAGAAGTTGTTCCGCCACAAACTCAGGAAGATGAAGTGATTGAAGAGGGGGTAGAAAATAGCGGAGATGAAGAGGGCGCTTCTGGTGATCCCAATGTGGATCAGGGACCCGGAAATACTCCGGATAAATCCGCTCCGTACGATTTGCAATGGGAAGGAGAGTTAAACAGAGACCCAATGATTCAGCCTCTTCCAAACAATCAAACCAACGAAGAAGCGGTTATTACGATTCGTTTTGAAGTTCACCCCGATGGCTCTCTTGGAAGAGTGATTCCACTGAAAAAAATGAATCCGGAACTCGAACGCGAAGTGATGCGAACCCTCCGAAGCTGGCGGTTCTCACGTCTTCCTTCAGGAGTTCCCCAAGAACCCCAATGGGGAACGATTACATTTCGCTTCGTACTGGAATAA
- a CDS encoding cation diffusion facilitator family transporter, whose translation MNDQSRAQKALTISFLISFLSLCTKLVAYYLTDSTTAMSDAAESVVHVFAVGFVLYGFFLSMKPADEEHLYGHEKIEFLSVGVEGAVIILAAFSILFFSIQNLVYGFELDNLAQGIYLVGLAAIINLFLGLYLKKVGREENNMIVISNGRHVLTDVWTSGGVIFTLFLIQLIGWIYLDTIVSISIALYIFYEGFKLIRFSVMGIMDTRDPDVHDSLLGVLEDDLPGTINSWHHLRHRTSGQTTWVELHLVFKRDVSLRKAHDDATILERKLIDAIHSDAVVTLHLEPEEPHEDIHDVLKGANKNRDLDEFI comes from the coding sequence ATGAATGACCAAAGCCGCGCACAAAAAGCACTGACGATTAGTTTTTTAATTTCTTTTCTCTCACTCTGTACGAAGCTGGTGGCCTATTATCTTACCGATTCCACAACGGCAATGTCCGACGCCGCAGAATCCGTGGTGCATGTATTCGCCGTCGGGTTTGTTTTATATGGATTTTTTCTGAGCATGAAACCAGCCGACGAAGAGCATCTCTACGGCCATGAAAAAATAGAGTTTTTATCTGTCGGTGTTGAAGGAGCGGTAATTATTCTGGCGGCTTTTTCCATTCTCTTCTTTTCTATCCAGAATCTTGTTTATGGTTTTGAACTGGATAATCTGGCACAGGGTATCTACCTGGTGGGTCTTGCGGCTATCATCAATCTTTTTCTGGGGCTTTATTTAAAAAAAGTGGGCAGGGAAGAAAACAATATGATTGTCATAAGCAATGGAAGGCACGTTCTAACGGATGTCTGGACCAGTGGTGGAGTGATTTTCACCCTGTTTTTGATTCAACTCATCGGCTGGATTTACCTTGATACCATTGTAAGTATTTCTATCGCTCTCTACATTTTTTATGAAGGGTTCAAACTGATTCGCTTCTCAGTTATGGGAATTATGGATACCAGGGATCCCGATGTTCATGATTCATTATTGGGAGTTTTGGAGGATGATCTCCCCGGAACCATCAATAGCTGGCATCATCTTCGGCATCGAACTTCGGGACAGACAACCTGGGTAGAATTGCATCTGGTTTTTAAAAGGGATGTCAGCCTGAGGAAAGCCCACGATGATGCAACCATTCTGGAACGTAAACTGATTGATGCCATTCACAGCGACGCTGTGGTAACACTTCATCTTGAACCCGAAGAACCCCACGAAGACATTCATGATGTGCTAAAAGGAGCGAACAAGAATCGGG
- a CDS encoding SemiSWEET transporter has product MNLFTLIGLAAGFCTTIAFLPQAIKTWKSKSAKDLSLGMYSVFCLGVLLWLVYGILTDDLPIIITNLVTIILAASILYFKLSFKD; this is encoded by the coding sequence ATGAACCTTTTTACCCTTATTGGTCTTGCCGCAGGCTTTTGTACAACCATTGCTTTTTTGCCACAGGCAATTAAAACGTGGAAATCAAAATCGGCTAAAGATCTTTCTTTAGGAATGTATTCCGTATTTTGCCTGGGTGTTCTTTTATGGCTTGTCTATGGAATTTTGACTGACGATTTGCCAATCATTATCACAAATTTGGTTACAATTATTCTCGCGGCGAGTATTTTATATTTCAAGCTCAGTTTTAAAGATTAA
- a CDS encoding glycogen/starch/alpha-glucan phosphorylase, whose product MNKKQDINPRSGMDVDSFREDIEQHLRYTLSKDKYSATEWDNYRSVVLAVMDRLHERWINTQQGYYDNDVKRVYYLSMEYLIGRLLDNMLINLGLQDVAAEAMDEVGLDYDKVREAEWDAGLGNGGLGRLAACFLDSMATLGIPATGYGIRYDYGIFYQSIQDGYQIEKPDLWLRYGNPWDIVRPKIQYNVPFYGESHAYHDEDGELEFEWRNTHDVLAVAYDTPIPGFRNNVVNNLRLWRASSSSSIDLKSFNQGQYIDAVRDTQLNENISRVLYPNDKVFVGQELRLKQEFFLVAASMQDILRRFKKTEDDWRKLPEKIAIQCNDTHPNLAIPELMRFLVDEEDLSWEMAWDITVETMAYTNHTLLPEALEKWPVSLLRNLLPRHLQIIYEINSRFLQKVQIESGDDRGKVSRVSIIGEGEDPVVHMAHLGIVGSRKINGVAELHSNLLKKTLFRDFNDIYPERFTNKTNGITPRRWLRQCNRGLSDLITEKIGDDWPTDLMQLKQLEEFADDKGFQEKFAAIKQENKQQLADYIKQKRDIDVDVNSMFDIQIKRIHEYKRQLMLTLYAITLYNRLKENPDLDIVPRTILVAGKAAPGYTMAKLFIKLMNDVGTKINNDPDVNGKLKFIFLANYSVTLAEKMIPAANLSEQISTAGFEASGTGNMKFALNGALTIGTLDGANVEIKEEVGDENIFIFGNTVDDVDKLRHQGYNPWQHYDQHEELKKAIDQIRDGFFNDDKELFHPIVDSLLNKGDYFLVLADYEAYINKQEEVDELYKDQDEWNRKAILNTARVGKFSSDRTIREYAEEIWRVEVDR is encoded by the coding sequence ATGAATAAAAAACAAGATATTAATCCACGTAGTGGAATGGATGTTGATTCCTTCCGGGAAGATATAGAACAACACCTGCGATATACCCTTTCAAAAGATAAATATTCGGCTACTGAGTGGGATAATTACAGGAGCGTGGTTCTCGCTGTGATGGATCGCTTGCACGAGCGCTGGATTAACACTCAACAGGGATATTATGACAATGACGTAAAGCGGGTGTACTATCTCTCAATGGAATACCTGATTGGGCGATTATTGGATAATATGCTCATCAATCTTGGCCTACAAGATGTAGCCGCCGAGGCAATGGACGAAGTAGGTTTGGATTATGATAAGGTCCGTGAAGCCGAATGGGATGCCGGCCTTGGAAACGGGGGTCTCGGCCGTCTTGCAGCCTGTTTTCTGGATTCAATGGCTACCCTTGGAATTCCCGCAACGGGATACGGGATTCGATATGACTATGGAATTTTTTACCAATCCATCCAGGATGGTTATCAAATTGAAAAGCCGGATTTATGGCTGAGATATGGAAATCCCTGGGATATTGTACGCCCTAAAATTCAGTACAATGTGCCTTTCTATGGGGAGTCACACGCCTATCATGATGAAGACGGCGAATTGGAATTCGAATGGCGAAATACCCATGATGTTCTGGCCGTGGCCTACGATACTCCCATTCCCGGGTTCAGAAACAATGTTGTGAACAACCTGCGTTTGTGGCGGGCTTCCTCATCTTCATCTATTGACCTCAAAAGCTTTAACCAGGGGCAGTACATTGACGCCGTTCGGGACACACAACTGAATGAAAATATTTCGCGTGTTCTTTATCCGAATGACAAAGTATTTGTAGGGCAGGAGCTCCGTCTGAAACAGGAATTTTTCCTCGTGGCTGCATCTATGCAGGATATTCTGCGCCGCTTCAAAAAAACCGAAGATGACTGGAGAAAACTTCCTGAGAAAATTGCCATTCAGTGTAATGATACCCATCCGAACCTCGCCATTCCGGAACTTATGCGGTTTTTGGTTGATGAGGAAGATCTCTCTTGGGAAATGGCCTGGGATATCACCGTTGAAACCATGGCTTACACAAATCATACTCTTTTGCCAGAAGCGCTTGAAAAATGGCCGGTTTCATTACTCAGAAATCTGCTTCCCCGCCACCTTCAAATTATTTATGAAATAAACAGCCGGTTTCTGCAAAAAGTACAGATTGAATCGGGTGATGACAGAGGAAAAGTGAGCCGGGTTTCCATTATCGGGGAGGGCGAAGACCCTGTTGTTCACATGGCACATCTTGGAATTGTAGGATCACGAAAAATAAATGGAGTTGCTGAACTGCACAGTAACCTGCTCAAGAAAACACTCTTTCGCGATTTTAACGACATCTACCCCGAGCGGTTTACCAATAAAACAAACGGAATAACTCCGCGCCGGTGGTTGAGACAATGTAATCGTGGTCTGTCTGATTTGATCACAGAAAAAATTGGAGATGACTGGCCAACCGATCTCATGCAGCTCAAACAACTGGAAGAATTTGCGGATGATAAAGGCTTCCAGGAAAAATTTGCCGCAATCAAACAGGAAAACAAACAGCAATTGGCAGATTACATCAAACAAAAACGTGATATTGATGTGGATGTAAACTCTATGTTTGATATTCAGATTAAGCGAATTCACGAATACAAACGCCAGTTAATGCTTACGCTGTATGCGATTACGCTGTACAACCGCCTCAAAGAAAATCCGGATTTGGATATCGTTCCAAGAACCATCCTGGTGGCGGGGAAAGCTGCTCCGGGCTACACGATGGCTAAACTTTTCATCAAACTGATGAATGATGTCGGTACTAAAATCAATAATGATCCTGATGTTAATGGGAAACTTAAATTCATTTTCCTTGCGAATTACAGCGTTACACTTGCAGAGAAAATGATCCCTGCGGCCAATCTTTCTGAACAGATTTCTACAGCTGGTTTTGAAGCTTCAGGGACCGGAAATATGAAATTTGCTTTGAACGGAGCGCTCACTATCGGTACGCTCGACGGAGCAAATGTTGAAATCAAAGAAGAGGTAGGCGATGAAAACATCTTCATTTTTGGAAACACTGTTGATGATGTAGACAAACTCCGCCACCAGGGATACAATCCATGGCAGCATTATGATCAGCATGAGGAGCTGAAAAAAGCGATTGACCAGATCCGTGATGGATTTTTCAATGATGATAAAGAACTATTTCATCCAATTGTAGATTCGCTTCTGAATAAAGGAGATTATTTCCTGGTTCTCGCCGATTATGAAGCTTATATCAACAAGCAGGAAGAAGTGGATGAACTTTATAAAGACCAAGACGAATGGAACCGAAAAGCCATTCTGAATACCGCCAGGGTGGGTAAATTCTCATCAGACCGAACCATTCGTGAATATGCAGAGGAAATCTGGCGGGTTGAAGTGGATCGATAA
- a CDS encoding ExbD/TolR family protein, protein MNFRDDKDSLEPLTMFSQSSLTDIILLLLIFFLLTSSFVTNFGIKVNVPRAESSVTSQSQQISVAVTPEGTFFVDGEQVDRASLSNAIRSAYQNKPNASLVVRADRDARVDDAVRAMNIGKALNMNIVMATERN, encoded by the coding sequence ATGAATTTCCGTGACGACAAGGATAGCCTTGAACCGTTGACGATGTTTTCTCAATCCTCGCTAACGGATATTATTCTTCTTCTGCTGATTTTCTTTCTGTTAACTTCCTCATTCGTTACGAATTTTGGAATTAAAGTGAACGTTCCGCGTGCAGAATCCAGCGTAACTTCGCAATCGCAACAAATTTCTGTAGCTGTAACACCAGAAGGAACCTTTTTTGTAGATGGCGAACAAGTAGACAGAGCCTCCCTTTCAAATGCCATCAGATCGGCGTATCAGAATAAGCCAAATGCTTCGTTAGTAGTACGTGCCGACCGTGATGCACGGGTTGATGACGCCGTGCGTGCAATGAATATCGGGAAGGCATTGAATATGAATATTGTCATGGCCACCGAGAGAAATTAG
- a CDS encoding HU family DNA-binding protein, with translation MNRDFLIAFKDVMREQFINKNRVEIEGLGQFEVVHHEQYQKKFDNGKVVMMPPEDVLEFKSNIRISYEN, from the coding sequence ATGAATAGAGATTTTTTAATAGCGTTTAAGGATGTGATGAGAGAGCAGTTTATCAACAAAAACAGGGTTGAGATTGAAGGGCTTGGCCAATTTGAAGTTGTCCATCACGAACAGTATCAAAAAAAGTTTGATAACGGGAAAGTTGTGATGATGCCTCCGGAAGATGTCCTTGAATTTAAATCCAATATCAGGATCTCTTATGAAAATTGA